One Pseudopipra pipra isolate bDixPip1 chromosome 28, bDixPip1.hap1, whole genome shotgun sequence genomic region harbors:
- the ZMAT4 gene encoding zinc finger matrin-type protein 4, producing MKSSDVDQELFTESYCKVCSAQLISESQRVAHYESRKHASKVRLYYMLHPVDGGCPAKKLRSENGSDGDSVDKNKCCTLCNMSFTSAVVAESHYQGKIHAKRLKLLLGEQPALKATEAALGSLKAPHTDSAPAVPSPPQRRDSDRYCQLCTAWFNNPMMAQQHYDGKKHKKNAARADLLEQLGKTLDLGELRGLKRSYTCNLCSVTLNSIEQYHAHLKGSKHQTNLKNQ from the exons ATGAAATCCTCCGACGTGGACCAGGAGCTGTTCACGGAGAGCTACTGCAAGGTGTGCAGTGCCCAGCTCATCTCCGAGTCCCAGCGCGTGGCCCATTACGAG aGTCGGAAGCATGCCAGCAAAGTCCGCCTCTATTACATGCTTCACCCCGTCGACGGAGGCTGCCCGGCGAAAAAGCTCCGCTCAGAAAAC GGCAGTGATGGTGACTCAGTGGATAAGAACAAATGCTGCACACTATGTAACATGTCCTTTACCTCAGCAGTGGTGGCCGAATCGCATTACCAAGGGAAAATCCATGCCAAGAGGTTAAAATTGTTGCTAGGGGAACAGCCAGCATTAAAGGCCACAG AAGCCGCCCTGGGCTCGCTGAAGGCGCCGCACACGGACAGTGCCCCGGCGGTGCCGTCCCCGCCGCAGCGCCGCGACTCGGACCGGTACTGCCAGCTCTGCACGGCCTGGTTCAACAACCCCATGATGGCACAGCAGCACTACGACGGCAAAAAGCACAAGAAGAACGCGGCCAGGGCTGacctcctggagcagctgggcaaGACCCTGGACCTGGGGGAGCTGAGAG GCCTGAAGCGCAGCTACACCTGTAACCTCTGCAGCGTCACCCTGAACTCCATAGAGCAGTACCACGCGCACCTGAAGGGCTCCAAACATCAGACCAA CCTGAAGAACCAGTAG